In Candidatus Syntrophoarchaeum caldarius, one DNA window encodes the following:
- a CDS encoding acylphosphatase, whose translation MNSIEQAHLIIKGRVQKAGYRDHIDEMAFNLDLTGYVKNLPDGSVEVVCEGEREKIEQFIDLIWIKQYPISVEDIEVDYSDATGEFRDFEIIREEDLTEAVYERMDTAARYMREMNRNLGEKIDKVAEKVDAGREENKQGFSMLGEKIDSIKDDTSAIRTSLSSLDDLKIKYEELSRDMAEIKQALKEKGIV comes from the coding sequence ATGAACAGTATTGAACAGGCACACCTCATCATCAAAGGAAGGGTACAGAAGGCAGGTTATCGTGATCATATCGATGAGATGGCGTTCAATCTTGATCTTACAGGATATGTGAAGAATCTTCCCGATGGATCGGTTGAGGTTGTCTGTGAAGGAGAGCGAGAGAAGATCGAGCAGTTTATCGATCTGATCTGGATAAAACAGTATCCAATCTCGGTTGAGGATATAGAGGTGGATTATTCAGATGCAACAGGTGAATTCAGAGACTTTGAGATCATAAGAGAAGAGGATCTAACTGAAGCAGTCTATGAACGAATGGATACCGCTGCCAGGTATATGCGCGAGATGAACAGGAATCTTGGTGAGAAGATCGATAAAGTTGCTGAGAAGGTTGATGCAGGAAGGGAAGAGAACAAACAGGGATTTTCGATGCTTGGCGAGAAGATAGATTCGATCAAGGATGATACATCTGCGATCCGCACCAGTCTCTCCTCACTCGATGATCTGAAGATCAAGTATGAAGAGTTAAGCCGTGATATGGCCGAGATAAAGCAGGCTTTGAAGGAGAAGGGGATTGTTTAG